From the genome of Verrucomicrobiaceae bacterium, one region includes:
- a CDS encoding SIS domain-containing protein: MNAHTPPELWVQEYVQKHVQALNALNPAAVTRLIALLRTALDEKRQIFVFGNGGSAANASHFVTDLGKGASDALGKRFRVLSLNDNVSWMTAIGNDYAYEDTFSRQLDNFAAQGDIALAISVSGNSPNVVKALRMAAERGLTTIALVGGKGGAASEVATHVIRVEDTHYGRVEDVQMTILHMLCYAFMEKAD, from the coding sequence ATGAACGCTCACACCCCACCCGAGTTATGGGTACAGGAATATGTCCAAAAACATGTGCAGGCGCTTAACGCGCTCAATCCAGCGGCCGTCACCCGGCTCATCGCCCTGTTGCGCACTGCTTTAGATGAGAAGCGTCAAATCTTCGTCTTTGGCAATGGCGGCAGTGCTGCGAATGCGTCCCATTTTGTCACCGACTTAGGAAAAGGTGCCTCTGACGCACTCGGCAAGCGCTTCCGCGTCCTCTCACTCAACGACAACGTCAGTTGGATGACCGCCATCGGCAACGACTACGCCTATGAGGACACATTTTCCCGTCAACTCGACAACTTCGCCGCCCAGGGCGACATCGCCCTCGCCATCTCCGTGAGCGGAAATTCACCCAACGTCGTCAAAGCGCTGCGCATGGCTGCCGAGCGTGGACTAACCACCATCGCTCTCGTCGGAGGTAAAGGTGGTGCAGCCAGCGAAGTCGCTACGCACGTGATCCGTGTCGAGGACACGCACTATGGCCGCGTGGAGGACGTGCAGATGACCATCCTGCACATGCTCTGCTACGCCTTTATGGAAAAGGCTGACTAA